Within Roseibium sp. HPY-6, the genomic segment CCGGAGGTCCACACAGTCTCGTGACACAGGCTGTTCCGGTTTCACGCGAGCGGTTTGGCAAAAATATCCTATATCTTGGGAAGGGTTTGAGCCTTCATCCAAGTGCCGCAATCTGCAAGATCATTAGGAGGATCCGATGTCCACTCCGCCTCGCACAGAAAGCGACTCCTTCGGCCAACTGGAAATCCCGGGTGACAAATATTATGGCGCACAAACCGCCCGATCGCTCATCAATTTTCCGATTGGCGGCGAAACCATGCCACTCCCGCTCATTCATGCACTCGGTATCATCAAACAGGCTGCGGCGAAGGTAAACGAGCGTCAGGGTAAACTTGCCCCCGAGCTGGCAGGCGCGATCGCGAAGGCCGCTGGCGAGGTTGCCGCAGGCAAATTTGATGACCATTTCCCACTTGTGGTCTGGCAAACCGGGTCCGGAACACAGTCGAACATGAATGCAAACGAAGTCATCGCGAACCGTGCAATAGAAATCCTCGGCGGCGAGATCGGCACAAAAGCACCGGTGCACCCGAATGATCATTGCAACATGAGCCAGTCGTCGAACGACACGTTTCCAACGGCGATGCATATTTCTGCGGCGCGGGAAATCCATCAAAGTCTGGTCCCCGCTCTCAACCATCTGAAGGACTCTTTAAAGGCAAAGTCTGATGAGTGGGCAGACATCGTCAAGATCGGACGGACCCATACGCAGGACGCAACCCCGCTCACGCTCGGGCAGGAATTCGGTGGCTATACGGCGCAAATTGAAGCTGGAATTCAGCGTCTCCTTGAGGCCTCCGACGGCCTTTATGAACTCGCCCAGGGCGGAACAGCCGTAGGCACGGGGCTCAACACAAAAAAAGAGTTCGCAGAACAATTCGCCGCCGAAGTCGCGGACATTTCAGGGCTCCCGTTTCGAACGGCACCAAACAAGTTCGAAGCCCTTGCCGCGCATGATGCGTA encodes:
- the fumC gene encoding class II fumarate hydratase → MSTPPRTESDSFGQLEIPGDKYYGAQTARSLINFPIGGETMPLPLIHALGIIKQAAAKVNERQGKLAPELAGAIAKAAGEVAAGKFDDHFPLVVWQTGSGTQSNMNANEVIANRAIEILGGEIGTKAPVHPNDHCNMSQSSNDTFPTAMHISAAREIHQSLVPALNHLKDSLKAKSDEWADIVKIGRTHTQDATPLTLGQEFGGYTAQIEAGIQRLLEASDGLYELAQGGTAVGTGLNTKKEFAEQFAAEVADISGLPFRTAPNKFEALAAHDAYVFAHGALNTIAASLFKIANDIRLLGSGPRSGLGELSLPENEPGSSIMPGKVNPTQCEAMTMVCTQVFGNQTTISVAGSQGHFELNVYKPVMAYAMLQSIKLLADASRSFADRCVSGIKANKDNIKALMERSLMLVTALAPAIGYDKATEIAKSAHKNGTSLKEEALKLGYVTAQEFEDLVRPDQMIGPS